Proteins co-encoded in one Capnocytophaga ochracea DSM 7271 genomic window:
- a CDS encoding MmcQ/YjbR family DNA-binding protein produces the protein MNLETFRDFCLSLPHTTEDMPFGEDILAFRICGRIFVLTNLESVPLRASLKCNPERALELREQYPEKIVAGYHLNKKLWNTVLVESLPPTLIEEMVQHSYEEVLAKVSKKKKNL, from the coding sequence ATGAACTTAGAAACTTTCAGAGACTTTTGCTTGTCCTTACCACATACTACTGAAGATATGCCTTTCGGCGAGGACATATTGGCTTTTCGCATTTGTGGAAGAATATTCGTGCTTACGAATTTAGAAAGCGTCCCTTTGAGGGCAAGTCTCAAATGCAACCCTGAGCGCGCTTTGGAGCTTCGTGAGCAATACCCTGAAAAGATTGTAGCAGGCTATCACTTAAACAAAAAACTTTGGAATACAGTTTTGGTAGAGAGCCTCCCTCCCACTCTTATTGAAGAAATGGTACAACATTCTTACGAAGAAGTACTCGCCAAAGTATCTAAAAAGAAAAAGAACTTATAA
- a CDS encoding VOC family protein has protein sequence MRQKFTLITLGVRDFQKALSFYEGLGWQKSDKSMENYALFPLGGIVLGLYPLEELLEDTTLPYEPSSFAGMTISYNATSEAEVDAVLAKVKELGATIIKPAQKVFWGGYSGYFKDLDGYVFEVAYNPFWEFDENNNLKL, from the coding sequence ATGAGACAAAAATTTACTTTGATTACTTTGGGCGTTCGCGATTTTCAAAAAGCCCTTAGTTTCTACGAGGGCTTAGGTTGGCAAAAATCAGATAAAAGTATGGAAAACTATGCTCTTTTTCCTTTGGGAGGCATCGTATTGGGGCTTTACCCCTTAGAAGAACTTTTAGAAGATACTACTTTGCCTTATGAACCAAGTTCGTTTGCAGGAATGACTATCAGCTACAATGCTACCTCGGAAGCGGAAGTAGACGCTGTATTAGCCAAAGTTAAAGAATTAGGAGCAACTATAATAAAACCTGCTCAAAAAGTATTTTGGGGTGGCTATAGCGGTTACTTTAAAGATTTAGACGGTTATGTGTTTGAAGTCGCTTATAATCCTTTTTGGGAGTTCGATGAGAATAACAATCTTAAATTGTAG
- a CDS encoding NAD(P)H-dependent flavin oxidoreductase — protein sequence MKTRITELFNIQYPIIQGGMIWASGWRLASAVSNAGGLGLLGAGSMHPETLTEHIRKCKAATDKPFGVNIPIMYPEMDKAIEVILREGVKIVFTSAGNPATYTSLLQKGGIKVAHVVSSSKFALKAQVAGVDAVVAEGFEAGGHNGREETSTMVLIPAVRKVLNIPLIAAGGIATGSGMLAALALGAEGVQIGSRFVATTEASVHPNFKERVVAAGEGDTELTLKELAPVRLLKNGFYKEVKELYNTQQATVENLKALVGNRRTKQGMFEGDVEQGELEIGQVASLITQVQSVKEVIDEMVVEYRRSIKKLPH from the coding sequence ATGAAAACACGTATTACAGAACTTTTTAATATTCAATATCCTATTATTCAGGGAGGAATGATATGGGCAAGTGGTTGGCGATTGGCTTCAGCAGTGAGCAATGCAGGCGGTTTAGGACTATTGGGCGCAGGCTCTATGCACCCCGAAACCCTTACAGAACACATACGTAAGTGTAAAGCGGCTACCGATAAACCTTTTGGAGTGAATATTCCTATTATGTACCCCGAAATGGACAAAGCTATTGAAGTGATTTTGCGCGAAGGGGTAAAGATTGTATTTACTTCGGCAGGAAATCCGGCTACCTATACGTCTTTATTGCAAAAAGGAGGCATAAAAGTAGCTCACGTAGTGAGCAGTAGTAAGTTTGCTCTTAAAGCCCAAGTTGCCGGCGTAGATGCTGTGGTAGCTGAGGGCTTTGAAGCGGGCGGTCACAACGGACGTGAAGAAACTAGCACAATGGTGCTCATTCCTGCTGTACGCAAAGTATTAAATATTCCTCTCATTGCTGCAGGGGGAATTGCTACAGGTAGCGGAATGCTTGCTGCCCTTGCCTTAGGTGCCGAAGGGGTACAGATAGGTAGTAGGTTTGTGGCTACTACCGAGGCTTCTGTACACCCTAATTTTAAAGAAAGAGTTGTAGCAGCCGGCGAAGGTGATACAGAACTTACGTTAAAGGAATTAGCTCCTGTACGTTTGCTTAAAAACGGCTTCTATAAGGAAGTAAAAGAACTCTACAACACTCAGCAAGCTACTGTCGAAAACCTTAAAGCCTTAGTAGGTAATCGCCGTACCAAACAAGGAATGTTTGAAGGAGACGTAGAACAAGGCGAGTTAGAAATAGGACAAGTAGCGAGTCTCATTACCCAAGTGCAAAGCGTAAAAGAGGTTATTGATGAGATGGTGGTGGAATACAGGAGAAGTATTAAGAAATTACCTCATTGA
- the ychF gene encoding redox-regulated ATPase YchF, translating to MKAGIVGLPNVGKSTLFNCLSNAKAQSANFPFCTIEPNLGVVNVPDPRLEKLESLVKPERVMPATVEIVDIAGLVKGASKGEGLGNQFLGNIRECNAIIHVLRCFENDNIVHVDGSVDPIRDKETIDIELQLKDLETVEKRLDKVTRAAKAGDKKVAKEMDLLNRVKEALLTGVSARAVQVSDEEKELLDSFQLLTTKPVLYVCNVDEKSAKNGNAYVEQVKDAVKGEDAEVIVLAVATEADITELESYEERQMFLEDIGLEEPGASKLIRAAYHLLNLQTYFTAGVKEVRAWTIHQGDTAPQAAGVIHTDFEKGFIRAEVIPYNDFITYGSEAKVKEAGKMRVEGKEYIVKDGDIMHFRFNV from the coding sequence ATGAAAGCAGGAATTGTAGGACTGCCCAACGTGGGGAAGTCTACTTTATTTAATTGTTTATCAAATGCTAAAGCACAGAGTGCTAACTTCCCTTTTTGTACTATAGAGCCTAACTTGGGTGTTGTAAACGTACCTGACCCCCGTTTAGAGAAACTCGAAAGCCTTGTGAAACCTGAGCGTGTAATGCCTGCAACGGTAGAGATTGTAGACATAGCTGGACTAGTGAAAGGCGCCAGTAAAGGCGAAGGTTTGGGTAACCAATTTTTGGGAAATATACGTGAGTGTAATGCGATTATTCACGTATTGCGTTGTTTTGAGAATGACAACATCGTACACGTTGATGGAAGTGTAGACCCTATACGCGATAAAGAAACTATTGATATAGAATTGCAGTTAAAAGACCTTGAAACGGTTGAAAAACGCTTGGATAAAGTAACGCGTGCAGCGAAAGCAGGCGATAAGAAAGTGGCGAAAGAAATGGATTTGCTCAACCGTGTAAAAGAGGCTTTGCTCACGGGGGTTTCGGCTCGTGCCGTGCAAGTAAGCGATGAAGAAAAAGAATTGCTGGACAGCTTCCAACTGCTCACTACCAAGCCTGTGCTATATGTGTGCAATGTAGATGAAAAATCGGCTAAAAATGGGAACGCTTATGTGGAACAAGTGAAAGATGCCGTAAAAGGTGAAGATGCCGAAGTGATTGTATTGGCAGTAGCCACTGAAGCTGACATCACCGAATTGGAAAGTTACGAAGAACGCCAAATGTTCTTGGAGGATATAGGTTTAGAAGAACCAGGAGCCTCTAAACTCATTCGTGCAGCCTATCACCTGCTGAACCTACAAACTTATTTCACCGCAGGGGTAAAAGAAGTGCGTGCGTGGACGATTCATCAAGGAGACACTGCTCCTCAAGCCGCAGGGGTAATTCACACCGATTTTGAGAAAGGATTTATTCGTGCTGAGGTAATCCCTTATAATGATTTTATTACTTATGGCAGTGAGGCTAAAGTAAAAGAAGCTGGTAAAATGCGCGTGGAAGGTAAAGAATATATCGTGAAAGACGGCGATATTATGCACTTCCGCTTTAACGTATAA
- the tpiA gene encoding triose-phosphate isomerase, whose translation MRKKIVAGNWKMNNDLNKSLALISDLLKKVPQTNAEVMIAPTFVNLIPAVEAVKGSHIEVIAQNMHFAENGAYTGEISAEMLGSIGVKTTILGHSERRAYFNETDESLAKKVNTALKHNMRVVFCIGEELADRKANKHFDVVGSQIKNGLFHLPAEAWQHIVLAYEPVWAIGTGETATPDQAQEIHHFIRKTIADKYGKGVADKVSILYGGSVKPDNAKEIFAKEDVDGGLIGGAALKADDFVTIIKSI comes from the coding sequence ATGAGAAAAAAAATTGTAGCAGGGAACTGGAAAATGAACAACGACCTTAACAAGTCGTTAGCACTTATTTCCGACCTATTGAAAAAAGTACCTCAAACAAATGCTGAGGTAATGATTGCCCCTACCTTTGTAAACCTTATTCCAGCTGTAGAAGCAGTAAAAGGTAGCCACATCGAAGTAATTGCGCAAAATATGCACTTTGCTGAAAACGGTGCTTACACGGGAGAGATTTCGGCTGAAATGTTAGGCAGTATTGGGGTAAAAACTACTATTTTAGGACACTCTGAGCGCCGCGCTTACTTTAACGAAACTGATGAGAGTTTAGCTAAAAAAGTGAACACAGCCCTTAAACACAATATGCGTGTAGTGTTCTGTATTGGTGAAGAGTTAGCTGACCGCAAAGCTAATAAGCACTTTGATGTGGTAGGTAGCCAAATCAAAAATGGTTTGTTCCACTTGCCTGCTGAGGCTTGGCAACATATTGTATTGGCTTACGAACCTGTATGGGCTATTGGTACAGGCGAAACCGCTACTCCTGACCAAGCACAAGAAATTCACCACTTTATTCGTAAAACTATTGCTGACAAATACGGCAAAGGGGTTGCTGATAAAGTATCTATCTTGTATGGAGGTAGTGTAAAACCGGATAATGCAAAAGAAATCTTTGCAAAAGAAGATGTAGATGGCGGACTCATAGGTGGGGCTGCCCTTAAAGCTGATGATTTTGTTACTATTATCAAAAGCATTTAA
- the hemE gene encoding uroporphyrinogen decarboxylase has product MIQNDLFLRVLNGEVTERPPVWMMRQAGRYLPEFRALRDKYDFFTRCQTPELAAEITVQPVDIVGVDAAILFSDILVVPQAMNIEVEMKKGVGPWLPKPIRTAKDVEQAIVPNIEERLGYVMEAVKLTKQMLNNRVPLIGFAGSPWTIFCYAVEGSGSRDFSTAKELCFTQPSVAHSLLQKITDTTILYLKEKVKAGVDAVQLFDSWGGVLAPDDYRTFSWQYLNQIVEALAPFTKVIVFAKGCWYALPEMATSNAAALGVDWTCAPEIARELTRGKKVLQGNFDPSRLLAPPAEIKQKVKEMIDAFGKDHYIANLGHGILPNVPVENAIAFVEAVKSYRL; this is encoded by the coding sequence ATGATACAAAACGACTTATTCTTAAGAGTACTCAACGGTGAGGTTACTGAACGACCGCCTGTGTGGATGATGCGTCAAGCAGGACGTTATTTGCCCGAATTTAGAGCTTTACGCGATAAATACGACTTCTTTACGCGCTGTCAGACACCGGAGCTGGCTGCGGAAATCACCGTACAACCGGTAGATATAGTAGGGGTAGATGCTGCCATATTGTTTTCGGACATATTGGTAGTGCCTCAGGCTATGAATATAGAAGTAGAGATGAAAAAAGGCGTGGGACCGTGGTTGCCAAAGCCTATCCGTACGGCTAAAGATGTGGAACAAGCGATTGTGCCTAATATTGAAGAGCGTTTGGGCTACGTAATGGAGGCAGTAAAGCTCACTAAGCAAATGCTAAACAATCGTGTGCCCTTAATTGGCTTTGCAGGTTCGCCTTGGACGATTTTCTGTTATGCGGTGGAAGGCTCAGGTTCACGTGATTTTTCGACGGCTAAGGAGCTTTGTTTTACGCAGCCTTCGGTAGCACACAGCTTATTGCAAAAGATTACTGACACAACGATTCTTTACCTAAAAGAAAAAGTAAAAGCAGGGGTAGATGCCGTACAGCTTTTTGATAGCTGGGGAGGAGTGTTAGCTCCTGACGACTATCGCACATTCTCGTGGCAATACCTCAACCAAATAGTAGAAGCTCTTGCTCCTTTTACCAAAGTGATTGTCTTCGCGAAAGGCTGTTGGTATGCTTTGCCTGAAATGGCAACTTCTAATGCAGCTGCTTTGGGTGTGGACTGGACGTGCGCCCCTGAAATAGCGCGCGAACTTACAAGAGGTAAAAAAGTATTACAAGGTAACTTCGACCCCTCACGACTCTTAGCACCTCCTGCCGAAATCAAACAGAAGGTGAAAGAGATGATAGATGCTTTTGGAAAAGACCATTATATCGCTAACTTAGGGCACGGTATCTTACCTAATGTGCCCGTAGAAAACGCTATTGCTTTTGTAGAGGCAGTAAAAT